A genomic stretch from Elusimicrobiota bacterium includes:
- a CDS encoding PD-(D/E)XK nuclease family protein, whose product MEISFTRLRVYRECPWKYQLQFVAGWRIPLTPPGSLGLSLHRTLECFHRRDNPSEDDLWACYESRWLSAGYSDEQARESWRGKGRRILERYLADERERRAVIEAVEREFIYPLGRHEVRGMIDRIDRHPDGRLEVIDYKTYGSGDEKGPRDGLQLRFYGLGCREALAKEPDLLTWYFVAESRKITVPYDAAGEEGLKALILETADRIEAGKFPPDTSFCPRCDFRQRCTHSVAQEAP is encoded by the coding sequence CGGGCTGGCGCATCCCTCTGACTCCTCCCGGCTCCTTGGGACTGTCTTTGCATCGGACCCTGGAGTGCTTCCACCGCAGGGATAATCCTTCCGAGGACGACCTGTGGGCCTGCTATGAGAGCCGCTGGCTCAGCGCCGGCTACTCGGACGAGCAGGCCCGGGAGTCCTGGCGCGGCAAGGGGCGGCGCATCCTGGAGCGCTATCTGGCCGACGAGCGGGAGCGGCGCGCGGTGATCGAGGCCGTGGAGCGGGAGTTCATCTACCCCTTGGGCCGCCATGAGGTGCGGGGCATGATCGACCGCATCGACCGCCATCCGGACGGGCGGCTGGAGGTCATCGACTACAAGACCTACGGCTCGGGCGATGAGAAGGGGCCGCGCGACGGCCTGCAGCTGCGCTTCTACGGCCTGGGCTGCCGCGAGGCTTTGGCCAAGGAGCCCGACCTGCTGACCTGGTACTTCGTGGCGGAGAGCCGCAAGATCACGGTCCCTTACGACGCGGCGGGCGAAGAGGGGCTCAAAGCTCTGATCCTGGAGACGGCGGACCGCATCGAGGCGGGGAAGTTCCCGCCGGACACGAGCTTCTGCCCGCGCTGCGATTTTCGCCAGCGCTGCACCCACTCGGTCGCCCAGGAGGCCCCATGA